One genomic region from Desulfuromonas acetexigens encodes:
- a CDS encoding glutamate synthase subunit beta has protein sequence MQNFTTTHRQEPAKENAALRTRNFDEIYRFFSIAQAASQAERCVQCGDPFCAAIGCPLGNAIPQWLAAIAGRDLEKAFWLANETSPFPEILGRICPHSHLCEGACTLNDGYGAISIGAIEASIVDLGFAAGLKLPFPGVIRPQKVAVIGSGPAGLACAHFLLRAGIGVDLYERAPEPGGLLAIGIPNFKLDKNLVRRRFAILQEAGLNLHLNCEVGRDIAFDELLNRYDAIFLGLGATGGKLPHLSHERHGNVFLAMEFLGTVQRRVSGGILERRFDVRGKRVVVLGGGDTAMDCVRTAIREGAETVTCVYRRDAANMPGSVKEYHNAIEEGVEFFFHRAPKRIIVDDDGRLTGVEVLETCLAEPDARGRRQVTEVPCSEHCILADVLILALGFDVEDHPWLASAELRKSFKQLEVDKTDGRTSHPKVFAGGDCQRGAHLAVTAAADGRRAALAIMTQLLGG, from the coding sequence ATGCAGAATTTTACGACGACTCACCGTCAGGAGCCCGCGAAGGAAAATGCCGCCTTGCGCACGCGGAATTTCGACGAAATTTACCGGTTCTTCTCGATCGCCCAGGCCGCATCCCAGGCTGAGCGCTGCGTTCAGTGCGGCGATCCCTTCTGCGCCGCTATCGGCTGCCCGCTTGGTAACGCCATCCCCCAGTGGCTTGCCGCCATCGCCGGGCGCGATCTGGAAAAGGCCTTCTGGCTCGCCAACGAAACCTCACCCTTTCCCGAGATTCTCGGCCGCATCTGCCCGCACAGCCATTTGTGTGAGGGGGCCTGCACTCTGAACGACGGCTACGGGGCGATCAGCATCGGCGCTATCGAGGCCTCCATCGTCGATCTCGGTTTTGCCGCCGGGCTGAAACTTCCCTTTCCCGGCGTCATCCGCCCACAGAAAGTGGCGGTGATCGGTTCCGGTCCAGCCGGGCTCGCCTGCGCCCACTTTCTGTTGCGGGCCGGTATCGGCGTTGATCTGTACGAGCGTGCCCCCGAGCCGGGCGGGCTGCTCGCCATCGGTATCCCCAATTTCAAGCTCGACAAAAACCTCGTGCGGCGGCGCTTCGCCATCCTCCAGGAAGCCGGACTCAACCTTCACCTGAACTGTGAGGTCGGTCGCGATATCGCCTTCGATGAGCTGCTGAACCGCTACGACGCGATCTTTCTCGGTCTCGGCGCCACCGGCGGCAAGCTCCCCCATCTCTCCCACGAACGCCACGGCAACGTCTTTCTCGCCATGGAATTTCTCGGCACGGTGCAGCGGCGGGTTTCCGGGGGGATTCTGGAGCGTCGCTTTGACGTGCGCGGCAAGCGGGTGGTCGTTCTCGGCGGCGGCGACACGGCGATGGACTGCGTGCGCACGGCGATCCGCGAGGGGGCGGAAACGGTTACCTGTGTCTACCGGCGCGACGCGGCGAACATGCCGGGGAGCGTCAAGGAGTATCACAATGCCATCGAGGAGGGGGTGGAGTTCTTCTTTCATCGCGCGCCCAAGCGGATCATCGTCGACGATGATGGGCGGCTAACCGGGGTGGAAGTGCTCGAAACCTGCCTGGCCGAGCCCGACGCCAGGGGCCGACGCCAGGTGACCGAGGTCCCCTGTTCAGAGCATTGCATCCTCGCCGACGTGCTGATCCTCGCCCTCGGCTTCGATGTGGAGGACCACCCCTGGCTGGCGTCGGCGGAACTCCGCAAGAGCTTCAAGCAGCTGGAAGTCGACAAAACCGACGGCCGCACCTCCCACCCCAAGGTTTTCGCCGGCGGCGATTGTCAGCGCGGCGCGCACCTGGCGGTCACCGCCGCCGCCGACGGAAGGCGGGCGGCGCTGGCGATCATGACGCAACTTCTGGGCGGATAA